A part of Variovorax sp. HW608 genomic DNA contains:
- a CDS encoding M20 family metallopeptidase has protein sequence MTDYNKLDAWIDAHFDEEVRFLQEMVRVPTDTPPGNNAPHAERTAELIKAFGFEAEKHAVPEQEVKDYGLESITNLIVRRKYGNGGRTVALNAHGDVVPPGEGWTHDPYGGEIEDGRLYGRAAAVSKSDFASFTFAVRALEAVAKPAQGSIELHFTYDEEFGGILGPGWLLKNGLTQPDLMIAAGFSYEVVTAHNGCLQMEVTVHGKMAHAAIPTTGVDALQGAVNILNALYAQNRLYQEVTSKVEGITHPYLNVGLIEGGTNTNVVPGKVVFKLDRRMIPEENPAEVEANIRKVIADGAAQMPGITVEIRRMLLANSMKPLPGNKPLVDAIQKHGQAIFDEPIKAMGTPLYTDVRLYGEAGIPGVIYGAGPRTVLESHAKRNDERLVLEDLRRATKVIARTLSDLLG, from the coding sequence ATGACCGACTACAACAAGCTCGACGCCTGGATCGATGCCCACTTCGACGAGGAAGTGCGCTTCCTGCAGGAAATGGTGCGCGTGCCCACCGACACGCCGCCCGGCAACAACGCCCCGCATGCGGAACGCACCGCGGAACTGATCAAGGCCTTCGGCTTCGAGGCCGAAAAGCATGCCGTGCCAGAGCAGGAAGTGAAGGACTACGGCCTCGAATCCATCACCAACCTGATCGTGCGCCGCAAGTACGGCAATGGCGGCAGAACCGTCGCGCTGAACGCCCACGGCGACGTGGTGCCGCCCGGCGAAGGCTGGACGCATGACCCCTATGGCGGCGAGATCGAGGACGGCCGCCTCTACGGCCGCGCCGCCGCGGTCAGCAAGAGCGACTTCGCGAGCTTCACCTTCGCAGTGCGCGCGCTCGAAGCCGTCGCCAAGCCCGCGCAGGGCAGCATCGAGCTGCACTTCACCTACGACGAGGAATTCGGCGGCATCCTCGGCCCGGGCTGGCTGCTCAAGAACGGCCTGACACAGCCCGACCTGATGATCGCCGCGGGCTTCAGCTACGAGGTGGTCACCGCGCACAACGGCTGCCTGCAGATGGAAGTCACGGTGCACGGCAAGATGGCCCACGCCGCCATCCCGACCACCGGCGTCGATGCCCTGCAGGGCGCGGTCAACATCCTCAATGCGCTGTATGCGCAGAACAGGCTCTATCAGGAAGTCACGTCGAAGGTCGAGGGCATCACCCACCCGTACCTCAACGTGGGCCTGATCGAGGGCGGGACCAACACCAACGTGGTGCCCGGCAAGGTGGTGTTCAAGCTCGACCGCCGCATGATCCCCGAGGAAAACCCGGCCGAAGTCGAGGCGAACATCCGCAAGGTGATCGCCGATGGCGCGGCACAGATGCCGGGCATCACGGTCGAGATCCGGCGCATGCTGCTGGCCAATTCGATGAAGCCGCTGCCGGGCAACAAGCCGCTGGTCGACGCGATCCAGAAGCACGGCCAGGCGATCTTCGACGAACCGATCAAGGCCATGGGCACGCCGCTCTACACCGACGTTCGTCTGTACGGCGAAGCGGGCATCCCGGGCGTGATCTACGGCGCCGGGCCGCGCACGGTGCTCGAGTCCCACGCCAAGCGCAACGACGAGCGCCTGGTGCTCGAAGACCTGCGCCGCGCGACCAAGGTGATCGCGCGCACGCTCAGCGACCTCCTGGGCTGA
- the uraD gene encoding 2-oxo-4-hydroxy-4-carboxy-5-ureidoimidazoline decarboxylase: MALTIDQLNAASGAEFAALLDGVYEHSPWIAQRAAKARPLRSLPHLKHALVQAVTGASREEQLGLVRAHPELAGKAMVAKSLTAESTNEQNKAGLTQCTPEELAKIQQLNAGYNAKFAFPFILAVRGPRGTGLAKQEIIETFERRLHNHPDFELGEALRNIHRIAEIRLDDKFGVEPDLGNTVWDWQEKLSVHTDPGYAEKGQLTVTYLTDAHRACAQQIAQDMREAGFDSVEIDAVGNVVGRYDGATPGAKTLLTGSHYDTVRNGGKYDGRLGIFVPMACVRELKRQNRRLPFGFEVVGFAEEEGQRYKATFLGSGALIGHFDPAWLDQKDADGITMREARRNAGLKDEDIPGLQRDPSKYLGFVEVHIEQGPVLTELDLPLGIVTSINGSVRFVGEVIGMASHAGTTPMDRRRDAAAAVAELILFAEKRAAKDGDSVATVGMLEVPNGSINVVPGRCKFSLDLRAPTNPQRDAMVDDVLAALKEICERRGVRHTLEETMRAAAAPSAPAWQKRWEKAVDALSVPLFRMPSGAGHDAMKLHEVMPQAMLFVRGINSGISHNPLESSTNNDMQLAVQAFRLLLDDLATEQAH; the protein is encoded by the coding sequence ATGGCCCTCACCATCGACCAACTGAATGCCGCCTCGGGCGCCGAATTCGCCGCGCTGCTCGACGGCGTCTACGAGCACTCGCCGTGGATCGCACAGCGCGCGGCCAAGGCGCGGCCTCTGCGCTCGCTGCCGCATCTGAAGCACGCGCTGGTGCAGGCCGTGACCGGCGCATCGCGCGAGGAGCAGCTCGGCCTCGTCCGCGCCCACCCCGAACTCGCGGGCAAGGCGATGGTCGCCAAGAGCCTCACGGCCGAATCGACCAACGAGCAGAACAAGGCGGGCCTCACGCAATGCACGCCCGAGGAACTCGCGAAGATCCAGCAGCTCAACGCCGGCTACAACGCCAAGTTCGCCTTTCCGTTCATCCTCGCGGTGCGCGGTCCGCGCGGCACCGGGCTCGCAAAGCAGGAAATCATCGAGACCTTCGAGCGCCGGCTGCACAACCATCCGGACTTCGAACTCGGCGAGGCGCTGCGCAACATCCATCGCATCGCCGAGATCCGGCTCGACGACAAGTTCGGTGTCGAGCCGGATCTCGGCAACACGGTGTGGGACTGGCAGGAGAAGCTCTCGGTGCACACCGATCCGGGCTACGCCGAGAAGGGCCAGCTCACGGTGACCTATCTCACCGACGCGCACCGCGCCTGCGCGCAGCAGATCGCGCAGGACATGCGCGAGGCCGGCTTCGATAGCGTCGAAATCGATGCGGTCGGCAACGTCGTCGGCCGCTATGACGGCGCCACGCCGGGCGCGAAGACGCTGCTCACCGGCTCGCACTACGACACGGTGCGCAACGGCGGCAAGTACGACGGGCGCCTCGGCATCTTCGTGCCCATGGCCTGCGTGCGCGAGCTCAAGCGCCAGAACCGCCGCCTGCCCTTCGGCTTCGAGGTGGTCGGCTTCGCGGAGGAAGAAGGCCAGCGCTACAAGGCGACCTTCCTGGGTTCCGGCGCGCTGATCGGCCACTTCGACCCGGCCTGGCTCGACCAGAAGGATGCCGATGGCATCACGATGCGCGAGGCGCGCCGCAACGCGGGACTGAAGGATGAGGACATCCCCGGGCTGCAGCGCGATCCGTCGAAGTACCTCGGCTTCGTCGAAGTGCACATCGAGCAGGGGCCGGTGCTGACCGAGCTCGACCTGCCGCTGGGCATCGTCACCTCCATCAACGGCAGCGTGCGCTTCGTCGGCGAGGTCATCGGCATGGCGAGCCACGCCGGCACCACGCCGATGGACCGCCGCCGCGATGCAGCAGCCGCCGTGGCCGAACTGATTCTCTTCGCCGAGAAACGCGCCGCGAAGGACGGTGACTCGGTCGCCACGGTCGGCATGCTCGAAGTGCCGAACGGCTCGATCAATGTCGTGCCGGGGCGCTGCAAGTTCAGCCTGGACCTGCGTGCGCCGACCAATCCTCAGCGCGATGCGATGGTTGACGACGTGCTGGCCGCACTCAAGGAAATCTGCGAGCGGCGCGGCGTGCGCCACACGCTCGAAGAAACGATGCGCGCCGCCGCCGCGCCCAGCGCGCCGGCATGGCAGAAGCGCTGGGAAAAGGCAGTCGATGCGCTCAGCGTGCCGCTCTTCCGAATGCCCAGCGGCGCCGGCCACGACGCGATGAAGCTGCACGAAGTGATGCCGCAGGCGATGCTTTTCGTTCGCGGCATCAACTCCGGCATCAGCCACAACCCGCTCGAATCGAGCACCAACAACGACATGCAGCTCGCGGTGCAAGCCTTCCGCCTGCTGCTCGACGACCTGGCCACCGAACAAGCCCACTGA
- the puuE gene encoding allantoinase PuuE, translating into MTYDTTLPYPRDLVGYGRNPPHAQWPGRARIAVQFVLNYEEGGENCVLHGDAGSEQFLSEMFNPASFPERHISMEGIYEYGSRAGVWRILREFEKRQLPLTVFGVGMALQRYPEIAAAFKELGHEIACHGWRWIHYQAIDEATEREHMRLGMEAIEKLTGERALGWYTGRDSPRTRRLVADYGGFEYDSDYYGDDLPFWMKVQKTDGEVVPQLIVPYTLDCNDMRFALPQGYSHADPFFQYMKDSFDALYAEGDEAPKMMSIGMHCRLLGRPGRITALQRFLDHIAAHDRVWVCRRVDIARHWKTTHPYAAA; encoded by the coding sequence ATGACCTACGACACCACCCTTCCCTATCCGCGCGACCTCGTCGGCTACGGTCGCAATCCGCCGCATGCGCAATGGCCCGGCCGCGCACGCATCGCCGTGCAGTTCGTGCTGAACTACGAGGAAGGCGGCGAGAACTGCGTGCTGCATGGCGACGCGGGTTCCGAGCAGTTCCTCTCGGAGATGTTCAATCCGGCGAGCTTTCCTGAGCGCCACATCAGCATGGAAGGCATCTACGAATACGGCTCGCGCGCCGGCGTGTGGCGCATCCTGCGCGAATTCGAGAAGCGCCAGTTGCCGCTCACCGTGTTCGGCGTCGGCATGGCATTGCAGCGCTATCCCGAGATCGCCGCCGCCTTCAAGGAACTGGGCCACGAGATCGCCTGCCACGGCTGGCGCTGGATCCACTACCAGGCCATCGACGAAGCGACCGAGCGCGAGCACATGCGCCTGGGCATGGAAGCGATCGAGAAGCTCACCGGCGAGCGCGCCCTCGGCTGGTACACCGGCCGCGACAGCCCGCGCACGCGCCGGCTGGTGGCCGACTACGGCGGCTTCGAATACGACAGCGACTACTACGGCGACGACCTTCCGTTCTGGATGAAGGTGCAGAAGACCGACGGCGAGGTGGTGCCGCAGCTCATCGTGCCCTACACGCTGGACTGCAACGACATGCGCTTCGCACTGCCGCAGGGCTACTCGCACGCGGACCCGTTCTTCCAATACATGAAGGACAGCTTCGACGCGCTCTATGCCGAGGGCGACGAGGCGCCGAAGATGATGAGCATCGGCATGCACTGCCGCCTGCTCGGACGGCCGGGGCGCATCACCGCGCTGCAGCGCTTCCTCGATCACATCGCCGCGCATGACCGCGTGTGGGTCTGCCGCCGCGTCGACATCGCGAGACATTGGAAGACGACGCACCCGTACGCCGCAGCCTGA
- a CDS encoding GntR family transcriptional regulator — translation MESTTTRAIVDALTKAIVEHRLQPGSKLAEQKLADHFGVSRTLVRQALFQLSQNKLIRLEPARGAFVAAPAVDEARQVFAVRRMLEAEMTRAFVRSVTPAKIKALKEHVALEKAAVSGEDISGRTELLGDFHVRMAELMGNAVLAQILGELISRCALITLMYQSASAAEHSNDEHADIVKALAAKDEERAVRLMTEHLEHVEANLTFDRKVPTHDISLALA, via the coding sequence ATGGAATCGACCACCACCCGCGCGATCGTCGACGCACTCACCAAGGCCATTGTGGAGCACCGGCTCCAGCCGGGCAGCAAGCTGGCGGAGCAGAAGCTCGCGGACCACTTCGGCGTCTCGCGCACGCTGGTGCGGCAGGCGCTGTTCCAGCTCTCGCAGAACAAGCTGATCCGCCTCGAACCCGCGCGCGGCGCCTTCGTGGCGGCCCCGGCGGTCGATGAAGCCAGGCAGGTCTTTGCCGTGCGCCGCATGCTCGAGGCCGAGATGACGCGCGCCTTCGTGCGCAGCGTGACGCCGGCCAAGATCAAGGCGCTCAAGGAGCATGTGGCGCTCGAGAAGGCCGCCGTCTCCGGGGAGGACATCTCGGGCCGCACCGAGCTGCTCGGCGATTTCCACGTCCGCATGGCCGAGCTGATGGGCAACGCCGTGCTGGCGCAGATCCTCGGCGAGCTGATCTCGCGCTGCGCGCTCATCACGCTGATGTACCAGAGCGCCAGCGCCGCCGAGCACTCGAACGACGAGCACGCCGACATCGTGAAGGCGCTCGCCGCCAAGGACGAGGAACGCGCCGTCCGCCTCATGACCGAGCACCTCGAGCACGTCGAGGCCAATCTCACCTTCGACCGCAAGGTTCCCACCCACGACATCTCGCTGGCACTCGCATGA
- the uraH gene encoding hydroxyisourate hydrolase — protein MGLSTHVLDTMHGTPAAGMEVALYTTDGTGEDARATLVRRFTLNADGRSDGPLYDNSTLKAGTYRLVFDVAGYFKARGVKLPEPNFLNRVSLDFGIAHADQHYHVPLLVSPWSYSTYRGS, from the coding sequence ATGGGCCTGAGCACCCACGTACTGGACACGATGCATGGCACCCCGGCCGCCGGCATGGAGGTCGCGCTGTACACCACCGATGGCACGGGCGAAGACGCGCGCGCCACGCTGGTGCGGCGTTTCACACTGAATGCGGATGGGCGCAGCGACGGCCCGCTCTATGACAACAGCACGCTCAAGGCGGGGACTTACCGGCTGGTGTTCGACGTCGCCGGCTACTTCAAGGCCCGCGGCGTGAAGCTGCCGGAGCCGAACTTCCTCAATCGCGTGTCGCTGGACTTCGGCATCGCGCACGCCGACCAGCACTACCACGTGCCGCTGCTGGTCAGTCCCTGGAGCTACTCGACCTACAGAGGTTCCTGA
- the xdhC gene encoding xanthine dehydrogenase accessory protein XdhC — protein MTGVVDQLLARLKRESAILVKVESTQGSAPREAGTWMAVWADSLTATIGGGQLEFQATEEARAWLAGGPAIAGIRRYPLGPSLGQCCGGVVFLSYRRIDASDAQALQKELLAHLEPVALFGGGHVGAALARLLSTLPFSVRWIDSRDGVFPDALPAQIETEYSDPVQQAVADLAPGSRVLIMSFSHAEDLDIVIACLKRLRERDDLPYIGLIGSKTKWATFRHRLEARGFTAADMDRVTCPIGVPGITGKEPEVIAVAVAAQLLQSLYSA, from the coding sequence ATGACGGGAGTGGTCGACCAACTGCTCGCGCGATTGAAGCGCGAGAGCGCAATCCTGGTCAAAGTCGAGTCCACGCAGGGTTCCGCGCCGCGTGAAGCCGGCACCTGGATGGCCGTCTGGGCCGACAGCCTGACCGCGACCATCGGCGGCGGGCAGCTCGAATTCCAGGCGACCGAGGAAGCGCGCGCCTGGCTCGCGGGCGGGCCGGCCATCGCAGGCATCCGCCGCTATCCGCTCGGCCCGAGCCTCGGGCAATGCTGCGGTGGCGTGGTCTTTCTTTCGTACCGGCGCATCGATGCTTCCGATGCGCAGGCCCTGCAGAAGGAGTTGCTCGCGCATCTCGAACCGGTGGCGCTGTTCGGGGGCGGCCACGTCGGCGCGGCGCTGGCGCGGCTGCTTTCGACGCTGCCGTTCTCGGTGCGCTGGATCGACAGCCGCGACGGCGTCTTCCCGGATGCGCTGCCGGCGCAGATCGAGACCGAATACTCCGACCCGGTGCAGCAGGCGGTCGCGGACCTGGCGCCCGGCTCGCGCGTGCTGATCATGAGCTTCAGCCATGCCGAGGACCTCGACATCGTGATCGCCTGCCTCAAGCGCCTGCGCGAGCGCGACGACCTGCCCTACATCGGCCTGATCGGCAGCAAGACAAAATGGGCCACCTTCCGCCATCGCCTCGAAGCGCGCGGCTTCACGGCGGCCGACATGGATCGTGTCACCTGCCCGATTGGCGTGCCCGGAATCACCGGCAAGGAGCCCGAGGTGATCGCTGTGGCGGTCGCGGCACAGTTGTTGCAGTCCCTGTATTCCGCTTGA
- a CDS encoding urate hydroxylase PuuD — protein MESYYLDWANLLLRWVHVITAIAWIGASFYFVMLDNSLEKPQDPESLDKGVGGEQWAVHGGGFYNMQKYALAPKRLPDHLHWSYWESYSTWLTGFALFTVSYLWNASTYLIDKSKMDWQPGAAIAVALAFFVVFWMVYDGICQIFGQRKNGDTIVGVLVAIFIAFAAWLACHWFAGRAAFLLVGAMMATTMSGNVFFWIIPGQRKNVAALREGRPVDPIHGARGKQRSVHNTYFTLPVLFAMLSNHYSFTYTNKYNWIVLLLIMLGGAAIRQFFVVRHRFKLGNARNPSPYALVGIAVLGLSIVWMKPEPAAAPAAGAAAQKVAFGDVQKVLEQRCYMCHGEQVQMKNVRLDAPDQVAAHAQAVYQQVVVTKIMPMNNATGITDSERALIAKWFEGGASTK, from the coding sequence ATGGAAAGCTATTACCTCGACTGGGCCAATCTGCTGCTGCGCTGGGTCCACGTCATCACTGCGATCGCCTGGATCGGCGCCTCGTTCTACTTCGTGATGCTGGACAACAGCCTCGAGAAGCCGCAGGACCCCGAATCCCTGGACAAGGGCGTCGGCGGCGAGCAGTGGGCCGTGCACGGCGGCGGCTTCTACAACATGCAGAAGTACGCGCTGGCGCCCAAGAGGCTGCCCGATCACCTGCACTGGTCGTATTGGGAGAGTTATTCCACCTGGCTCACCGGCTTCGCGCTCTTCACGGTGTCGTACCTGTGGAACGCCAGCACCTACCTCATCGACAAGTCGAAGATGGACTGGCAGCCGGGCGCCGCGATCGCGGTGGCGCTGGCCTTCTTCGTCGTCTTCTGGATGGTCTACGACGGCATCTGCCAGATCTTCGGCCAGCGCAAGAACGGCGACACCATCGTCGGCGTGCTGGTGGCGATCTTCATCGCCTTCGCGGCCTGGCTCGCCTGCCACTGGTTCGCGGGCCGCGCGGCCTTCCTGCTGGTGGGTGCGATGATGGCGACGACCATGAGCGGCAACGTCTTCTTCTGGATCATCCCGGGCCAGCGCAAGAACGTCGCGGCGCTGCGCGAGGGCCGGCCGGTCGACCCGATCCACGGCGCTCGCGGCAAGCAGCGCAGCGTGCACAACACCTACTTCACGCTGCCGGTGCTGTTCGCGATGCTGAGCAACCACTACAGCTTCACCTACACGAACAAGTACAACTGGATCGTGCTGCTGCTGATCATGCTCGGCGGCGCGGCCATCCGTCAGTTCTTCGTGGTGCGCCATCGCTTCAAGCTGGGCAATGCGCGCAATCCGTCGCCCTATGCGCTTGTCGGCATTGCGGTGCTGGGCCTTTCCATCGTCTGGATGAAGCCCGAGCCCGCCGCCGCGCCCGCAGCGGGCGCCGCCGCCCAGAAGGTCGCGTTCGGCGACGTGCAGAAGGTGCTCGAACAGCGCTGCTACATGTGCCACGGCGAACAGGTGCAGATGAAGAACGTGCGGCTCGACGCGCCGGACCAGGTGGCCGCGCATGCGCAGGCGGTGTACCAGCAGGTGGTGGTCACGAAGATCATGCCGATGAACAATGCGACCGGCATCACGGACTCGGAGCGCGCCTTGATCGCCAAGTGGTTCGAGGGCGGCGCGAGTACCAAATAA
- a CDS encoding glycerate kinase type-2 family protein yields the protein MTPLNTSPARNPQRAPREFLEYLYRVAVERALPLASMGPCLPKPPKGRTLVLGAGKAGASMAQALEALWPADAPLSGLVVTRYGHIPPRPEGLPQRIEVAEAAHPVPDEAGMKAAERILALTQGLTADDLVLCLISGGGSALLTLPAEGLTLADKQRINTQLLESGAHIGEMNCVRKHLSRIKGGRLAAACGPAQVVTLTISDVPGDDPAVIASGPTVPDATTCAQALAILDRYGIAVPASVRAGLESGALETPKPSDPVFRHHATHLIATPQESLEAAAAAARAAGIEAHVLSDEMEGESREVGKVHGALARAVSMRGQPFARPCVIISGGETTVTIRPRQPGQPKGRGGRAGEFCMGLAGALAGLENVWALAADTDGIDGVEDNAGAFVTPDTLSRAQAAGRKLTDHLDRNDAYGYFEAIGDLLVTGPTHTNVNDFRALLIL from the coding sequence ATGACCCCGCTGAACACATCGCCCGCCCGGAATCCGCAGCGCGCGCCGCGCGAATTCCTCGAATATCTCTATCGCGTCGCGGTCGAGCGCGCCCTGCCGCTTGCCAGCATGGGGCCGTGCCTGCCCAAGCCGCCGAAGGGCCGCACGCTGGTGCTCGGCGCCGGCAAGGCGGGCGCCTCCATGGCGCAGGCGCTGGAGGCGCTGTGGCCGGCCGACGCGCCGCTGTCGGGGCTGGTGGTCACGCGCTACGGCCACATCCCGCCGCGCCCTGAAGGGCTGCCGCAGCGCATCGAGGTCGCCGAAGCCGCGCATCCCGTGCCCGACGAGGCCGGCATGAAGGCAGCCGAGCGCATCCTCGCGCTCACGCAGGGCCTCACCGCCGACGACCTGGTGCTGTGCCTGATCTCCGGCGGCGGCTCGGCCCTGCTGACGCTGCCGGCCGAAGGGCTGACGCTGGCCGACAAGCAGCGCATCAACACGCAGCTGCTCGAATCCGGCGCCCACATCGGCGAAATGAACTGCGTGCGCAAGCACCTCTCGCGCATCAAGGGCGGCCGGCTCGCGGCGGCCTGCGGGCCGGCGCAGGTGGTCACGCTCACCATCAGCGACGTGCCGGGCGACGATCCGGCGGTGATCGCGAGCGGCCCGACCGTACCCGACGCCACGACCTGCGCGCAGGCGCTCGCGATCCTCGACCGCTATGGCATCGCGGTGCCGGCCAGCGTTCGGGCCGGGCTCGAAAGCGGCGCGCTCGAAACCCCCAAGCCGAGCGACCCGGTGTTCAGGCATCACGCCACGCACCTGATCGCGACGCCGCAGGAGTCGCTCGAAGCCGCGGCCGCCGCGGCGCGCGCCGCCGGCATCGAGGCGCACGTCCTGAGCGACGAGATGGAAGGCGAATCGCGCGAGGTCGGCAAGGTCCACGGCGCGCTGGCGCGCGCGGTCTCGATGCGCGGCCAGCCGTTCGCCAGGCCCTGCGTGATCATTTCGGGCGGCGAAACCACGGTGACCATCCGTCCGCGCCAGCCGGGCCAGCCCAAGGGCCGGGGAGGTCGCGCCGGCGAGTTCTGCATGGGCCTCGCGGGCGCGCTGGCCGGCCTGGAGAACGTGTGGGCGCTGGCCGCCGACACGGACGGAATCGACGGCGTCGAGGACAATGCCGGTGCCTTTGTGACGCCCGACACGCTCAGCCGCGCGCAAGCCGCCGGCCGCAAGCTCACGGATCACCTCGATCGCAACGATGCCTATGGCTACTTCGAGGCGATCGGGGACCTGCTGGTCACCGGACCGACGCACACCAACGTCAACGACTTTCGTGCGCTGTTGATCCTGTAA